Proteins from one Staphylococcus sp. IVB6214 genomic window:
- the ndk gene encoding nucleoside-diphosphate kinase, which produces MERTFVMIKPDAVQRKLIGEIVQRIERKGLKLVGAKLMTVPQSLAETHYAEHKERPFYNSLISFITSAPVFAMVLEGEDAVNVSRHIIGATNPSEASLGTIRGDLGLTVGRNVVHGSDSVESAEREIALWFDESEISSYTLPEEVWVYE; this is translated from the coding sequence ATGGAAAGAACATTTGTAATGATTAAGCCAGATGCGGTTCAACGTAAACTGATTGGAGAAATCGTACAACGCATCGAACGTAAGGGGTTAAAACTAGTCGGTGCGAAGTTAATGACTGTACCGCAATCTTTAGCAGAGACACATTATGCTGAACATAAAGAAAGACCATTCTACAATAGTTTGATTAGCTTTATTACATCAGCGCCTGTTTTTGCGATGGTATTAGAAGGAGAAGATGCAGTCAACGTCTCTCGTCATATCATCGGTGCAACGAACCCATCAGAAGCATCACTAGGCACAATTCGTGGTGATTTAGGTTTAACAGTAGGTCGCAATGTCGTTCACGGCTCTGACTCAGTTGAATCCGCAGAACGAGAAATTGCACTTTGGTTTGATGAATCAGAAATTAGTTCATACACTTTACCAGAAGAGGTATGGGTATACGAATAA
- a CDS encoding demethylmenaquinone methyltransferase, translating into MSKNKANKEQVHEVFQNISGKYDRLNNIISFEQHKSWRKKVMKEMNVQPGSIALDVCCGTADWTIALSHAVGPDGEVTGLDFSENMLKVGEEKTSAMDNIRLVQGDAMALPFEDNTFDYVTIGFGLRNIPDYKVALAEMYRVLKPGGMAVCLETSQPTIPVFKQAYQLYFKFIMPLFGKLFAKSKSEYEWLQQSAFDFPDRETLKKLFESVHFQNVKVKSFTGGVAAMHLAYKPNTND; encoded by the coding sequence ATGAGTAAAAATAAAGCAAATAAAGAACAAGTACATGAAGTCTTCCAAAATATTTCCGGAAAATACGATCGATTAAACAATATTATCAGTTTTGAACAACATAAAAGTTGGCGCAAAAAAGTGATGAAAGAAATGAATGTACAACCTGGTTCAATCGCTCTAGACGTTTGTTGTGGTACAGCAGATTGGACAATTGCGTTAAGTCATGCAGTGGGTCCAGACGGCGAAGTGACAGGTCTTGATTTTAGTGAAAATATGTTAAAAGTTGGCGAAGAAAAAACAAGCGCAATGGACAACATTCGTCTCGTTCAAGGTGACGCAATGGCGCTACCTTTTGAAGATAATACTTTTGATTATGTGACAATTGGATTTGGATTACGAAATATTCCGGATTATAAGGTCGCATTAGCAGAGATGTATCGTGTACTTAAACCAGGTGGCATGGCTGTATGTTTAGAAACAAGCCAACCGACAATACCAGTTTTCAAACAAGCTTATCAGCTTTACTTTAAATTTATTATGCCATTGTTTGGTAAATTATTCGCTAAGTCTAAGTCAGAATATGAATGGTTACAACAATCAGCTTTTGACTTCCCAGATCGAGAAACATTAAAGAAATTGTTTGAAAGTGTCCATTTCCAAAACGTTAAAGTTAAAAGCTTTACGGGTGGTGTTGCAGCGATGCACCTCGCTTATAAACCGAACACGAATGATTAA
- a CDS encoding HU family DNA-binding protein codes for MNKTDLINAVAEQADLTKKDASLAVDAVFESIQNSLAKGDKVQLIGFGNFEVRERAARKGRNPQTGKEIDIPASKVPAFKAGKALKDAVK; via the coding sequence ATGAACAAAACAGACTTAATCAACGCGGTTGCTGAACAAGCAGACTTAACTAAAAAAGATGCGAGCTTAGCAGTTGATGCCGTTTTCGAATCAATTCAAAACTCACTAGCTAAAGGTGACAAAGTACAATTAATCGGTTTCGGAAACTTCGAAGTACGTGAACGTGCTGCTCGTAAAGGACGCAACCCACAAACAGGTAAAGAAATCGACATCCCTGCAAGCAAAGTACCAGCTTTCAAAGCAGGTAAAGCTTTAAAAGACGCAGTTAAATAA
- the der gene encoding ribosome biogenesis GTPase Der, translating to MTKPVVAIVGRPNVGKSTIFNRIVGERVSIVEDTPGITRDRIYASGDWLTHDFNIIDTGGIEIGDAPFQTQIRAQAEIAIDEADVIIFMTNVREGVTQSDEMVAQMLYKSKKPVVLAVNKVDNPEMRNDIYDFYTLGFGEPYPLSGSHGLGLGDLLEAVAKHFKPEEEDPYDDSVIRLSLIGRPNVGKSSLVNAILGEERVIVSNIAGTTRDAIDTEYSYDGQDYVLIDTAGMRKKGKVYETTEKYSVLRALKAIERSNVVLIVLDAETGIIEQDKRVAGYAHEEGKAIVIVVNKWDTLEKDSKTMKRFTDDIRNNFQFLDYAQIAFVSAKEGTRLRTLFPLINEASENHKKRVQSSTLNEVITDAISMNPTPTDKGRRLNIFYTTQVAIEPPTFVVFVNDVELMHFSYKRYLENQIRSAFGFEGTPVHIIARKRN from the coding sequence ATGACGAAACCAGTAGTGGCGATTGTAGGTCGCCCAAACGTTGGGAAATCAACGATATTTAACCGTATCGTTGGTGAACGTGTCTCTATTGTAGAAGATACACCAGGGATTACACGAGATCGAATTTATGCGAGTGGAGATTGGCTCACACATGATTTTAATATTATTGATACAGGCGGTATTGAAATAGGAGATGCACCGTTTCAAACGCAAATTCGGGCACAAGCTGAAATTGCGATTGATGAAGCGGATGTCATCATCTTTATGACGAATGTTCGTGAGGGTGTTACACAAAGTGACGAGATGGTTGCTCAAATGCTCTACAAGTCTAAAAAGCCGGTTGTCCTTGCAGTAAACAAAGTAGATAATCCTGAAATGCGTAATGATATATATGATTTCTATACATTAGGATTTGGTGAACCATACCCACTTTCAGGGTCACATGGTCTTGGACTAGGTGACTTGTTAGAAGCAGTCGCAAAACATTTCAAACCTGAAGAAGAAGATCCTTATGATGATTCGGTTATTAGACTATCCTTGATTGGTCGCCCAAATGTTGGTAAGTCTAGTCTAGTGAATGCAATATTAGGTGAAGAACGTGTTATCGTTTCAAATATTGCAGGAACAACGCGTGATGCGATTGATACAGAATATAGTTATGATGGACAAGATTATGTCCTTATCGATACAGCAGGGATGCGTAAAAAAGGGAAAGTGTATGAAACAACAGAAAAATATTCTGTATTACGTGCACTCAAGGCGATTGAACGTTCTAATGTTGTACTCATCGTCTTAGATGCAGAAACAGGTATCATCGAACAAGATAAGCGTGTTGCGGGCTATGCTCATGAAGAAGGTAAAGCCATCGTCATCGTTGTCAACAAATGGGATACATTAGAAAAAGACAGTAAAACAATGAAACGCTTTACGGATGATATTCGTAATAACTTTCAATTTTTAGATTATGCACAAATCGCATTCGTTTCAGCTAAAGAAGGAACACGTCTACGCACGTTATTCCCGCTCATTAACGAAGCTAGCGAAAATCATAAAAAACGTGTTCAAAGTTCTACATTGAATGAAGTCATTACTGATGCCATTTCTATGAACCCAACACCGACAGATAAAGGGCGTCGCTTAAATATTTTCTATACAACACAAGTCGCAATTGAACCACCGACATTTGTTGTATTTGTTAATGATGTAGAGCTCATGCACTTTTCTTATAAGCGTTATTTAGAAAATCAAATACGAAGTGCCTTTGGTTTTGAAGGTACACCAGTACACATTATCGCTCGTAAGCGAAATTAG
- a CDS encoding asparaginase — MKKLLVIHTGGTISMSQDESNTVNTNGDNPIANHQELIQTYADIKEVMPFTVPSPHISIRHVKEIRQLIMSHCDEYDGFVITHGTDTLEETAFLLDLTLSITKPVVITGAMRSSNEIGSDGLYNFIASIRVAVADASHHKGVMVVFNDEIHTARNVTKTHTSNTNTFQSPNHGPLGVITKSGIYFHHRPYEKTTLSEIDTHLNVPLIKAHMDMGSEVLAFYADQHVDGIVIEALGQGNLPPTALEGLDKCLASQIPIVLVSRSFNGIVSAVYSYAGGGHQLQNKGVIFSNGLNGQKARLKLLVALSNHYNHDQIRHYFND; from the coding sequence ATGAAAAAATTATTAGTGATTCATACTGGTGGGACAATCAGCATGTCTCAAGATGAATCGAATACAGTCAACACAAATGGCGATAATCCTATTGCAAATCATCAAGAACTTATACAAACATATGCAGATATTAAAGAAGTGATGCCTTTTACTGTTCCTTCTCCACATATTTCAATCCGTCATGTCAAAGAAATTAGACAACTTATTATGTCACACTGTGATGAATATGATGGTTTTGTTATCACTCATGGTACAGATACATTAGAAGAAACAGCTTTTCTTCTCGATTTGACACTTTCAATTACAAAACCAGTCGTTATCACGGGTGCAATGCGCTCATCCAACGAAATTGGTTCGGATGGCTTATACAACTTTATCGCATCCATTCGGGTCGCGGTAGCAGATGCATCTCATCATAAAGGGGTTATGGTCGTATTTAATGATGAAATACATACAGCACGTAATGTGACGAAAACGCACACATCCAATACGAATACGTTTCAAAGTCCGAATCATGGACCACTAGGTGTGATCACGAAGTCAGGTATTTATTTCCACCATCGACCTTATGAGAAGACAACTTTGTCGGAAATTGATACACATCTGAATGTACCGTTAATTAAGGCGCACATGGATATGGGGAGTGAAGTACTGGCATTTTATGCTGATCAGCACGTTGACGGTATCGTAATTGAAGCTTTAGGACAAGGTAACTTGCCGCCTACCGCATTAGAGGGATTAGACAAATGTCTCGCATCCCAAATTCCGATAGTTCTCGTATCAAGATCGTTTAATGGTATTGTGAGTGCTGTTTATAGCTATGCAGGTGGTGGACACCAACTTCAAAATAAAGGTGTCATCTTCTCAAATGGTTTAAATGGGCAGAAGGCACGTTTAAAACTATTAGTCGCATTAAGCAATCATTACAATCATGATCAAATTCGTCACTATTTTAATGATTGA
- the aroC gene encoding chorismate synthase: protein MRFLTAGESHGPQLTVIVEGLPANMKVDIESLNKEMYKRQGGYGRGRRMQIEKDSVEIVSGVRHGYTLGSPITIVIKNDDFTHWRNIMSAAPISEQEEADMKRVITKPRPGHADLVGGLKYQHRDLRNVLERSSARETAARVAVGALCKQLLQQLDIDVYSRVVAIGGVHDASEYDIATIKERVDSNDVRVVDETIAQQMRDKIDQAKQEGDSIGGVVQVIVDHMPVGIGSYVHYDRKLDGRIAQSVVGINAFKGVSFGEGFTAGDKLGSEIQDPILYDETSGYYRASNHLGGLEGGMSNGMPLVVNGVMKPIPTLYRPLASVDINSKEPFKATIERSDSCAVPAASIVCEHAVTFEVARALLEEFESNDLSILKKQVNQRREMNINF from the coding sequence ATGAGGTTTTTAACAGCTGGAGAATCACATGGCCCACAACTCACAGTCATTGTTGAAGGGTTACCTGCAAATATGAAAGTGGATATTGAATCTTTGAATAAAGAGATGTATAAGCGACAAGGTGGGTATGGTCGTGGGCGACGTATGCAAATTGAAAAAGATAGTGTCGAGATTGTTTCAGGTGTCCGTCACGGCTACACACTCGGCAGTCCAATTACAATTGTGATAAAAAATGATGATTTTACACACTGGCGGAATATCATGAGTGCAGCACCGATTAGCGAACAAGAAGAAGCTGATATGAAGCGTGTCATTACTAAACCTAGACCCGGGCATGCTGACTTAGTTGGGGGACTAAAATATCAACATCGAGACTTACGCAATGTACTCGAACGTTCATCTGCACGTGAAACCGCTGCACGTGTTGCCGTTGGTGCCTTATGCAAACAATTGTTACAACAACTAGATATTGATGTATACAGTCGTGTGGTTGCTATTGGCGGCGTTCATGATGCTTCAGAATACGATATCGCAACAATTAAAGAACGCGTAGATAGCAATGATGTACGTGTTGTTGACGAAACAATTGCTCAACAAATGAGAGACAAGATTGATCAAGCAAAGCAAGAAGGCGATTCTATTGGTGGTGTTGTTCAAGTCATTGTAGATCATATGCCTGTCGGAATCGGCAGTTATGTACATTACGACCGCAAGTTAGATGGCCGCATCGCACAAAGTGTCGTCGGTATTAATGCATTTAAAGGTGTATCGTTTGGCGAAGGTTTTACGGCAGGTGATAAGTTAGGAAGCGAAATTCAAGATCCAATCCTTTATGACGAAACATCTGGTTACTACCGTGCTTCTAATCATCTCGGTGGTTTAGAAGGTGGGATGTCGAATGGAATGCCATTAGTTGTCAATGGTGTAATGAAGCCAATCCCAACATTATATCGACCATTAGCTTCTGTCGATATCAATTCAAAAGAACCATTCAAAGCGACAATTGAACGCTCGGATAGCTGTGCAGTTCCCGCTGCAAGTATTGTCTGTGAACACGCTGTAACTTTTGAAGTCGCACGTGCTCTATTAGAAGAATTTGAGTCGAATGATTTGTCGATTCTCAAAAAACAAGTCAATCAACGTCGTGAAATGAATATTAATTTTTAA
- a CDS encoding YpdA family putative bacillithiol disulfide reductase, protein MKTIESIIIGGGPCGLSAAIEQQKKGIETLIIEKGNVVEALYHYPTHQTFFSSSDKLSIGDVPFIVEDLKPRRNQALVYYREVVKHHQLKINTFEEVLTVRKMNNHFTITTTKDVYQCRFLTIATGYYGQPNTLDVDGATLPKVMHYFKEAHPYFNQNVVIIGGKNSAVDAAIELEKANAKVTVIYRGSEYSPSVKPWILPNFDSLVRRGNIDMYFDSHVTEITESTVTFETNGETKTIDNDFVFAMIGYHPDYDFLTSVGIDINTTSYGTAPVYNKDTYETNVENCYIAGVIAAGTDANSIFIENGKYHGVSIAQDILTKKQSPLES, encoded by the coding sequence ATGAAAACAATTGAAAGTATTATTATCGGTGGCGGACCATGTGGTCTAAGTGCTGCGATCGAACAGCAAAAGAAAGGCATTGAAACATTAATTATTGAAAAAGGGAATGTCGTTGAAGCCCTTTATCATTATCCAACACACCAAACTTTCTTTTCTTCAAGTGACAAACTCAGTATCGGTGATGTGCCATTTATTGTTGAAGACTTAAAACCACGCCGTAATCAAGCACTCGTTTATTATCGAGAAGTGGTAAAACACCATCAATTAAAGATCAATACTTTTGAAGAAGTGTTAACCGTTCGTAAAATGAACAATCACTTTACGATTACCACAACAAAAGATGTGTATCAATGCCGATTCTTGACAATCGCAACAGGTTATTATGGGCAACCAAATACATTAGACGTTGATGGCGCTACTTTACCTAAAGTAATGCATTATTTTAAAGAAGCACATCCATACTTCAATCAAAATGTTGTTATTATTGGTGGTAAAAACTCAGCAGTTGATGCTGCTATTGAGTTAGAAAAAGCCAATGCTAAAGTGACGGTTATTTATCGTGGGTCAGAGTATTCACCATCTGTTAAACCTTGGATATTACCAAACTTCGATTCACTTGTTCGTCGTGGAAATATCGATATGTATTTCGATAGTCATGTAACAGAAATTACCGAATCAACGGTTACTTTTGAGACGAATGGTGAGACAAAAACAATCGACAATGACTTTGTCTTTGCAATGATTGGCTATCACCCAGATTATGACTTCTTAACATCAGTTGGTATCGATATCAATACGACAAGTTATGGAACAGCACCTGTCTATAATAAAGATACGTATGAGACAAATGTTGAAAACTGCTATATTGCAGGGGTTATCGCTGCAGGAACAGATGCAAATAGTATCTTTATAGAAAATGGCAAATATCACGGTGTATCTATCGCACAAGATATCTTAACCAAAAAGCAGTCACCATTAGAATCATAA
- the cmk gene encoding (d)CMP kinase, producing the protein MTAINIAIDGPAAAGKSTIAKRVATKLNMIYVDTGAMYRAITYFYLNNQQQFNDFDAMMAHVDLNLVYDEVKGQRVILNDDDVTEYLRSNEVTENVSFVASKDAVRKYLVKAQQALAENKGIVMDGRDIGTTVLPNAEVKVYMIASVEERAHRRLKDNDERGIPSTLEQLKKDIADRDAYDMNREISPLVKAEDAVEINTTGMTIEAVTERILQLAKDAKAK; encoded by the coding sequence ATGACTGCTATTAATATTGCGATTGATGGACCAGCGGCGGCTGGGAAAAGCACCATTGCGAAACGCGTTGCAACAAAACTAAATATGATCTATGTCGATACTGGTGCGATGTACCGTGCGATTACTTATTTTTATTTGAACAACCAACAACAGTTTAACGACTTTGACGCTATGATGGCTCATGTCGACTTAAATTTAGTATACGATGAAGTGAAAGGACAGCGCGTTATTTTAAATGATGACGACGTAACAGAATACTTACGCAGCAATGAAGTGACAGAGAACGTGTCATTCGTTGCTTCTAAAGATGCTGTGCGCAAATATTTAGTAAAGGCACAACAAGCACTTGCTGAAAATAAAGGGATTGTGATGGATGGTCGTGATATCGGCACAACTGTTCTTCCAAATGCAGAAGTAAAGGTATATATGATCGCTTCTGTTGAAGAACGTGCGCATCGTCGGTTGAAAGATAATGACGAACGTGGTATACCATCGACACTCGAACAACTGAAAAAAGATATTGCCGATCGAGATGCCTATGATATGAACCGTGAAATCTCACCACTTGTCAAAGCAGAAGATGCTGTTGAAATCAATACAACCGGGATGACTATTGAAGCGGTTACAGAACGTATTCTACAACTTGCCAAAGATGCAAAAGCAAAATAA
- a CDS encoding NAD(P)H-dependent glycerol-3-phosphate dehydrogenase — protein sequence MTAITVFGTGSFGTALANVLADNGHDTLMWGKTVKTVEEINTKHSNSAYLKDATMNESVRATNDIQEAVNHADIYLVAIPTKAIRSVLSQVDALLTSKKQFIHVAKGIENQTFKRVSEMIEDVISPEHNGGVGVLSGPSHAEEVVIQQPTTVAAASSCPELCQTIQDLFMTDYLRVYTNKDLIGVEIGGALKNIIAIASGVLAGLGYGDNAKAALITRGLAEITRLGVKLGADPLTFQGLGGIGDLIVTCTSTHSRNYSLGFALGSGKTLQEILDEMNMVTEGVYTTESVYHLAKQMDVDMPITNALYHVLFESQPVEEALKDLMGRTKKSE from the coding sequence ATGACTGCAATTACAGTATTCGGCACTGGAAGTTTTGGTACGGCTTTAGCGAATGTTCTAGCAGATAACGGGCACGACACATTGATGTGGGGGAAAACTGTCAAAACTGTCGAAGAAATTAATACGAAACATTCAAACTCTGCCTATTTGAAAGATGCAACAATGAATGAATCAGTGCGTGCGACGAATGATATTCAAGAAGCTGTCAACCATGCGGATATCTATCTTGTCGCTATTCCAACAAAAGCCATTCGTTCCGTGCTATCTCAAGTAGATGCATTATTAACATCAAAAAAACAGTTTATTCATGTAGCAAAAGGGATTGAGAATCAAACGTTCAAACGTGTTTCAGAAATGATTGAAGATGTGATCTCTCCTGAGCATAACGGTGGTGTCGGTGTCTTGTCTGGTCCGAGTCACGCCGAAGAAGTTGTCATTCAGCAACCTACTACGGTAGCAGCTGCATCAAGCTGTCCAGAATTATGTCAAACAATTCAAGACTTGTTTATGACAGATTATTTACGTGTCTACACAAACAAAGATCTCATCGGTGTTGAAATCGGTGGGGCATTGAAGAATATTATTGCGATAGCAAGTGGTGTCCTTGCTGGCTTAGGTTACGGTGATAATGCTAAAGCTGCACTCATTACACGTGGTTTAGCTGAAATTACACGACTTGGTGTCAAATTAGGTGCAGACCCACTGACATTCCAAGGGTTAGGTGGCATTGGTGATCTAATTGTGACATGTACATCAACACATTCACGAAACTACTCATTAGGCTTTGCACTTGGAAGTGGAAAAACATTGCAAGAAATACTCGATGAAATGAACATGGTTACTGAAGGTGTTTATACAACAGAATCTGTATATCACTTAGCAAAACAAATGGATGTCGATATGCCAATAACGAATGCACTTTATCACGTGTTATTCGAGTCACAACCTGTCGAAGAAGCACTCAAAGATTTAATGGGTAGAACAAAAAAATCAGAGTAA
- a CDS encoding heptaprenyl diphosphate synthase component 1, translated as MSNTYQLLEQQINQRLDRIEKPQVIHINHALSHVLDSIHVPTQAKLACLSIDTSLKHLDEVSYQGIERDGILIGDLLSAHYYTLLSELNNAEFQLKMSQAIIKINELKSSLQHQSDHLPQSQVVEIIYQIETLLLQQVLDVYQPDKMTGAVTATLIEKLQVTDLSYLTIFDSETSDMLFRQLQEKYTN; from the coding sequence ATGTCAAATACGTATCAGTTACTCGAACAGCAAATTAATCAACGTCTAGACAGAATAGAAAAACCGCAAGTTATACATATCAATCATGCGTTGAGTCATGTGCTTGACTCGATACATGTGCCAACCCAAGCAAAACTTGCATGTCTCTCAATTGACACTTCACTGAAACACCTCGATGAAGTCAGCTATCAAGGGATAGAGCGTGATGGCATTCTCATTGGGGATTTATTAAGTGCACATTACTACACGTTGCTGTCAGAACTTAACAATGCAGAATTTCAATTAAAAATGAGTCAGGCAATCATTAAAATCAATGAACTAAAGTCATCATTACAACATCAATCTGATCATCTCCCACAATCACAAGTTGTCGAAATCATCTATCAGATAGAAACATTGTTGTTGCAACAAGTGTTAGATGTGTATCAACCTGATAAAATGACAGGTGCAGTTACTGCGACACTGATCGAAAAATTACAAGTAACAGATCTCAGCTATCTCACAATATTTGATAGTGAGACATCGGATATGTTATTTCGCCAGTTACAAGAAAAATATACAAACTAA
- a CDS encoding polyprenyl synthetase family protein: MSKINLNQEIKTIEKRLQSLIKSDDPILESAANHLLKSGGKRVRPLFVILSSYAGSDQANESAYRVATALELIHMATLVHDDVIDYSDKRRGKKTIEKQWDKPTAILTGNFLLARALEYLSYIEDPRIHRTLSAAITEVCRGELFQFQDQFRSDQSMTNYLRRINRKTALLIQLSTEVGAMTSGADAQTVRTMRQIGHYIGMSFQIIDDILDFTSTTEKLGKPVGSDLRNGHLTLPVLLEMRRDQVFKQKVASLHPDADAELFEDCVAQIRRSDVIAQSKEISAQYLSKATQQLDLLSNDALKPLFQKIIHKLQHRMR, translated from the coding sequence ATGTCGAAAATTAATTTAAATCAAGAAATAAAGACAATTGAAAAAAGGCTTCAGTCGTTAATTAAAAGCGATGATCCAATATTGGAATCTGCTGCGAATCATTTATTAAAATCAGGGGGCAAGCGTGTAAGGCCTTTGTTTGTCATTTTGAGTAGCTATGCTGGTTCTGATCAAGCGAATGAATCTGCGTATCGTGTAGCAACCGCTCTTGAACTCATTCATATGGCAACGCTTGTACATGATGATGTGATTGATTATAGTGACAAACGTCGTGGAAAAAAAACGATTGAAAAACAATGGGATAAACCAACTGCCATTTTGACAGGGAATTTCTTGCTCGCACGTGCATTAGAATATCTATCCTATATCGAGGATCCTCGCATCCATCGTACTTTATCAGCGGCAATCACAGAAGTTTGTCGTGGAGAACTTTTTCAATTTCAAGATCAATTCCGATCTGATCAATCTATGACGAATTATTTGCGTAGAATCAATCGTAAAACGGCTCTGCTCATCCAATTATCAACTGAAGTCGGTGCGATGACTTCTGGTGCCGATGCACAGACAGTTCGTACAATGCGTCAAATCGGTCATTATATCGGCATGAGTTTCCAAATAATTGATGATATATTGGACTTTACGAGTACAACAGAAAAGCTAGGAAAACCGGTTGGCAGCGACTTGCGTAACGGTCATTTAACGTTACCTGTATTACTAGAAATGCGTCGAGATCAGGTATTCAAACAAAAAGTTGCATCGCTTCATCCGGATGCAGATGCCGAACTGTTTGAAGATTGTGTAGCACAAATCAGACGTTCTGATGTCATTGCACAGTCAAAAGAGATAAGTGCGCAATATCTTAGCAAAGCAACACAGCAACTAGATTTATTATCAAATGATGCATTGAAACCACTTTTCCAAAAAATCATTCATAAACTACAACATCGCATGCGTTAA
- the rpsA gene encoding 30S ribosomal protein S1 yields MTEEFNESMITDIKEGDKVTGEVQQINDKHVVVHVNGAKFNGIIPISQLTTHHVEDAHEVVKVGDEIGAYVTKIEIDEENESGSYILSKRQLEEEKSYEFLQEKLDNNETIEATVTEVVKGGLVVNVGQRGFIPASLISTDYIEDFSDYEGETLELKVEELDPSNNRVILSRKAVEAEENAKKKEVLLSTIKEGDVVEGKVARLANFGAFIDLGGVDGLVHVSELSHEHVSSPDEVVAVGDTVKVKVRSVEPGSERVSLSIKDTLPSPFETIQSKFNEGDVVEGKVMRLASFGAFVEIGPGLQGLVHISEISNKHIGSPNEVLEPGQTVDVKILGINPAEERISLSIKAAAPAEETNEASAETTEQYTLSTDDDSNNPTLGDVFADKFKNLNL; encoded by the coding sequence ATGACAGAAGAATTCAATGAATCAATGATTACAGACATTAAAGAAGGCGACAAGGTTACAGGTGAAGTACAACAAATCAATGACAAGCATGTTGTTGTACATGTAAACGGCGCAAAATTCAATGGGATTATCCCAATCAGCCAACTCACAACACATCATGTAGAAGATGCACATGAAGTTGTTAAAGTCGGCGATGAAATTGGAGCATACGTAACAAAAATCGAAATTGACGAAGAAAACGAATCCGGTAGCTATATCTTATCTAAACGTCAATTAGAAGAAGAAAAATCGTATGAATTCTTACAAGAGAAACTTGATAACAATGAAACGATTGAAGCAACTGTTACAGAAGTTGTTAAAGGTGGATTAGTTGTAAATGTAGGTCAACGTGGTTTTATTCCTGCATCACTCATTTCAACTGATTACATTGAAGATTTCTCTGATTATGAAGGGGAAACACTTGAACTTAAAGTTGAAGAGTTAGACCCTTCAAATAATCGTGTCATCCTTAGCCGTAAAGCCGTTGAAGCAGAAGAAAATGCTAAGAAAAAAGAAGTGCTTTTAAGTACTATTAAAGAGGGCGACGTTGTAGAAGGTAAAGTTGCCCGTCTTGCTAACTTTGGTGCTTTTATCGATCTTGGCGGCGTTGACGGCTTGGTTCACGTATCTGAGTTATCTCACGAACACGTTTCTTCTCCTGACGAAGTTGTCGCTGTTGGTGATACGGTAAAAGTCAAAGTACGTTCTGTTGAACCAGGTTCTGAACGTGTCTCTTTATCTATCAAAGACACATTACCGAGTCCATTTGAAACAATTCAATCAAAATTTAACGAAGGTGATGTTGTAGAAGGTAAAGTTATGCGCCTTGCAAGTTTTGGTGCTTTCGTTGAGATTGGCCCTGGCTTACAAGGTCTTGTTCACATCTCTGAAATCAGCAACAAACATATCGGTTCTCCAAATGAAGTATTAGAACCAGGTCAAACAGTAGATGTTAAAATTTTAGGTATTAATCCTGCTGAAGAACGTATCTCACTTTCTATCAAAGCAGCAGCACCAGCTGAAGAGACGAACGAAGCATCAGCGGAAACCACGGAACAATACACACTTTCAACAGATGATGACAGCAACAACCCAACTTTAGGGGATGTATTCGCTGATAAGTTTAAAAACCTTAACCTCTAA